A region of Methyloversatilis discipulorum DNA encodes the following proteins:
- a CDS encoding YCF48-related protein translates to MNGSFLRTAVRCGAGGCALLALIAGAGAAIQATAGNAAGSLDPLDPLSRKAAVVPNAPASVLIAATRADQRVIVAGENGIVLFSDDAAAHWQQAAVPVSVTLTAVSFADAERGWAVGHSGVVLATTDGGRTWTRQLDGRAIAGLPEEAAAGADDGDPPLLPNAGDPLLDVLFLDANEGFAIGAFGLFLHTADGGAHWTRASARLPNPDGNHLYGIRLIGDRLYVVGERGAVFVSSDRGARFEALKTPYEGSFFGVAGNADGAVVVFGLQGRAFVSTDHGVHWNDVGGDGSSAWTGGATLDDGRMVLVGQAGDVRLQQAAGGRFDGWTGKQPPLSAVAAGPDGRLVAVGPRGVHVIETAAATQGSEQP, encoded by the coding sequence ATGAACGGAAGTTTTCTCCGCACGGCAGTGCGATGCGGCGCAGGCGGCTGCGCGCTGCTGGCGCTGATTGCCGGCGCCGGTGCGGCGATCCAGGCAACGGCGGGAAACGCGGCCGGTTCGCTCGATCCGCTTGATCCGCTGTCGCGAAAGGCCGCCGTGGTGCCGAACGCGCCGGCTTCCGTATTGATTGCCGCAACGCGTGCCGATCAGCGTGTGATCGTCGCCGGTGAGAACGGCATCGTTCTGTTCAGCGACGACGCGGCTGCGCACTGGCAGCAGGCTGCGGTGCCGGTGAGCGTCACGCTGACCGCAGTGAGCTTCGCGGATGCGGAACGGGGCTGGGCTGTCGGCCACAGTGGTGTGGTGCTGGCCACCACCGATGGCGGCCGGACCTGGACGCGTCAGCTCGATGGCCGTGCCATCGCCGGCCTGCCGGAAGAAGCAGCCGCAGGCGCGGACGATGGCGATCCGCCACTGCTGCCCAATGCGGGCGATCCGCTGCTCGACGTGCTGTTCCTCGATGCGAACGAAGGCTTCGCCATCGGTGCGTTCGGACTGTTCCTGCACACCGCCGACGGCGGTGCGCACTGGACGCGGGCATCCGCACGTCTGCCCAATCCGGATGGCAATCACCTGTACGGCATCCGCCTGATCGGCGACCGCCTGTATGTGGTGGGCGAACGCGGCGCGGTATTCGTGTCGTCTGACCGCGGCGCGCGCTTCGAGGCGCTGAAGACGCCGTATGAAGGCAGCTTCTTCGGCGTTGCCGGCAACGCCGACGGTGCCGTCGTGGTGTTCGGGCTGCAGGGGCGGGCTTTCGTGTCGACCGATCACGGTGTGCACTGGAACGACGTGGGCGGCGACGGCAGCAGCGCCTGGACCGGTGGCGCCACGCTGGACGATGGCCGGATGGTACTGGTCGGCCAGGCGGGCGACGTCCGGTTGCAGCAGGCGGCAGGCGGACGCTTTGACGGATGGACGGGCAAACAACCGCCGCTGTCAGCGGTGGCGGCCGGTCCGGACGGGCGGCTGGTGGCGGTGGGGCCGCGTGGCGTGCATGTGATCGAAACGGCTGCGGCCACACAGGGGAGTGAACAACCGTGA
- a CDS encoding FAD-dependent monooxygenase produces MSSIEESVLIVGAGPTGLILAHELLRRNVPVRLIEKRKGPSHTTRAMTVHARSMEMFEHMGIAHRLEEVCLQCPGNIYHFPHLPESEQPRTDYRVLPTRFAFYYKINQNDFEQVLREHLFSQYSLKPEYRTELVGLSQDAGSVEARIMRPDGTVDTRRHSWVVGCDGVRSFVRGAAGIDFPGEEVAAMAMMDVELTDVNFDDHWMNYFFDEELFMNCTKLPGRCWRIYMSEPTGALVHADDARAAFQTVADRLGIGMKIGEPEWATAWAIRNNIADRYRNGRMLICGDASHVHSPSGGQGMNGCMQDAFNLGWKLAAVFKGLAAEAVLDSYERERKPIGEQITEGAMATHEIVMGFGIAPEERLHYTQEPGWEARTIQLVSGLSHNYRDVALVPPVIHAVAGPRAGERAPDALLVSEPRKRLYDVFRHPRFTLLVVPGADVDSHLSAGRALRDELERRYPSQVVACLVPQGNTRMSEHPDPDRATKATVSPEGRGDDTGFDFDHRVCDETGEILARYGIGPEGRLILVRPDLYVGMSCVPEEAAAMLGYLEQWFRPVSGCAA; encoded by the coding sequence ATGAGCAGCATTGAAGAATCCGTTCTGATCGTCGGGGCAGGACCGACCGGCCTGATCCTTGCGCATGAACTTTTGCGCCGAAACGTGCCGGTACGCCTGATCGAAAAGAGAAAGGGGCCTTCACACACGACGAGGGCGATGACGGTGCACGCGCGCTCGATGGAAATGTTCGAGCACATGGGCATTGCGCACCGACTCGAGGAGGTCTGCCTCCAGTGCCCGGGCAACATCTATCACTTTCCCCATCTGCCGGAGAGCGAGCAGCCGCGCACTGACTACCGCGTGCTGCCGACGCGCTTCGCGTTCTACTACAAGATCAACCAGAACGACTTCGAACAGGTCCTGCGCGAGCACCTGTTCTCCCAGTACAGCCTGAAGCCGGAGTACAGGACGGAGCTGGTGGGGCTGAGCCAGGATGCAGGGTCGGTTGAAGCCCGGATCATGCGGCCGGACGGAACGGTCGACACCCGCCGGCATTCATGGGTTGTCGGTTGCGACGGCGTACGCAGTTTCGTACGCGGCGCCGCCGGCATCGACTTCCCCGGCGAAGAAGTGGCCGCAATGGCCATGATGGACGTCGAGCTCACCGACGTGAACTTTGACGACCACTGGATGAATTACTTCTTTGACGAGGAGTTGTTCATGAACTGCACCAAGCTGCCGGGCCGGTGCTGGCGCATCTACATGAGCGAGCCGACAGGTGCGCTGGTCCATGCCGATGATGCACGCGCCGCCTTTCAGACCGTGGCGGACCGGCTGGGCATCGGCATGAAGATCGGAGAGCCCGAGTGGGCGACGGCCTGGGCGATCCGGAACAACATCGCCGACCGCTATCGAAACGGTCGCATGCTCATCTGCGGCGATGCATCGCATGTGCACTCGCCTTCGGGTGGCCAGGGCATGAACGGGTGCATGCAGGACGCCTTCAACCTCGGCTGGAAGCTTGCGGCCGTCTTCAAGGGGCTGGCGGCCGAAGCCGTGCTCGACAGTTACGAGCGCGAGCGCAAACCGATCGGTGAGCAGATCACCGAAGGGGCGATGGCGACGCACGAAATCGTGATGGGTTTCGGCATCGCACCGGAGGAGCGCCTGCATTACACGCAGGAACCCGGCTGGGAGGCACGCACGATACAGCTCGTGTCCGGGCTGTCGCACAACTACCGCGACGTGGCGCTCGTGCCGCCGGTGATTCATGCCGTGGCAGGCCCCCGGGCAGGCGAGCGGGCACCGGACGCACTGCTGGTAAGCGAACCTCGGAAGCGCCTTTACGACGTGTTCAGACATCCGCGATTCACCCTGCTCGTGGTGCCGGGCGCTGATGTGGACAGCCATCTGTCCGCCGGGCGTGCCTTGCGCGACGAACTGGAGCGGCGCTATCCGTCCCAGGTCGTGGCCTGCCTGGTTCCGCAGGGGAACACACGGATGTCCGAGCATCCGGACCCCGACCGGGCGACCAAGGCGACGGTCTCGCCGGAAGGCCGTGGCGATGACACGGGATTCGATTTCGACCATCGGGTATGTGACGAAACGGGCGAAATCCTGGCGCGCTATGGCATCGGTCCCGAAGGCCGGCTCATCCTGGTTCGCCCGGACCTGTATGTCGGCATGAGCTGCGTGCCGGAGGAGGCGGCGGCCATGCTCGGCTACCTCGAACAGTGGTTCCGGCCAGTCAGCGGATGCGCGGCATGA
- a CDS encoding DUF1329 domain-containing protein yields the protein MISMKTLAAALVAASLASTGWAAVTADEAAKLKSELTPLGGEKAGNKDGSIPAWNGGYTKVPAGYKSGQPRPDPFADEKPLYTVTAANMAQYADKLDEGQQYLLKKYPDYKINVYPTHRSAAAPQWVYDETFKNATRAKMDGDSVIDAYGGIPFPIPKTGAELLWNHSLRVRSQGYRQAFRTYTIDTNGTSSLASGAVNEVTIPYYTKGLSPEHIKNNGGAYYQNLQSVESPSIRAGEMLMYYDQLDNTRPAWQYLVGQRRVRRAPTICCDTPNFVASGVDFFDQVFVWFGPATNYDWKIAGKKELIIPYNNNRLVASKPEDAMSKHFVNPELVRWEVHRVWVLEGTVRPGKRDVRPKRRLYLDEDTYIAAIGNTWDAQGTLWHTSYGFPWMQYEIPAVGQETYTTLDLIKGTYSYTTMSDQHNQIQVIDPLPPSYYTPESLSRRGVR from the coding sequence ATGATTTCGATGAAAACCCTCGCGGCCGCGCTGGTGGCCGCATCGCTGGCGAGTACGGGCTGGGCGGCCGTGACCGCCGATGAAGCCGCAAAGCTCAAGTCGGAACTGACACCGCTGGGCGGAGAGAAGGCGGGCAACAAGGACGGCAGCATTCCTGCGTGGAACGGTGGCTACACCAAGGTTCCGGCCGGCTACAAGAGCGGCCAGCCGCGGCCCGATCCGTTCGCCGACGAGAAGCCGCTGTACACCGTGACGGCGGCCAATATGGCGCAGTACGCGGACAAGCTGGACGAAGGGCAGCAATACCTGCTCAAGAAGTACCCGGACTACAAGATCAACGTCTACCCCACGCACCGGAGCGCGGCCGCGCCGCAATGGGTGTATGACGAAACGTTCAAGAACGCCACGCGCGCAAAGATGGATGGCGATTCGGTCATCGATGCATACGGCGGCATTCCTTTCCCGATTCCGAAAACCGGCGCGGAGCTGCTGTGGAATCACTCCTTGCGCGTGCGTTCGCAGGGCTATCGCCAGGCCTTCCGTACCTACACCATCGATACGAACGGCACTTCTTCGCTGGCAAGCGGCGCGGTGAACGAGGTGACGATTCCGTACTACACGAAAGGTCTGTCCCCGGAGCACATCAAGAACAACGGTGGCGCGTACTACCAGAACCTCCAGTCGGTCGAATCGCCTTCGATCCGCGCAGGGGAAATGCTGATGTACTACGACCAGCTGGACAACACGCGACCGGCCTGGCAGTACCTCGTCGGTCAGCGCCGTGTCCGTCGCGCGCCGACCATCTGCTGCGACACACCGAATTTCGTGGCCTCCGGTGTCGATTTCTTCGATCAGGTGTTCGTCTGGTTCGGCCCTGCGACCAACTATGACTGGAAGATCGCCGGCAAGAAGGAACTGATCATTCCCTACAACAACAACCGGCTCGTTGCATCGAAGCCGGAGGACGCGATGAGCAAGCACTTCGTGAATCCCGAGCTCGTCCGTTGGGAGGTTCACCGCGTCTGGGTGCTCGAAGGGACCGTCCGTCCCGGCAAGCGTGACGTGCGTCCGAAGCGCCGGCTCTACCTCGACGAGGACACGTACATCGCCGCGATCGGCAACACCTGGGATGCACAGGGAACCCTGTGGCACACCAGCTATGGTTTCCCGTGGATGCAGTACGAGATACCGGCTGTCGGTCAGGAAACCTACACGACGCTGGACCTTATCAAGGGCACGTACTCCTACACGACGATGAGCGATCAGCACAACCAGATCCAGGTCATCGATCCACTTCCTCCCAGCTACTACACGCCGGAATCGCTGTCTCGCCGCGGAGTGCGGTGA
- a CDS encoding VOC family protein, protein MKVLDILVRHNMTLDRLAAAVDFYCGLLAAPVELDLDLLDGRLRVVQVGKMVLVGYHPQIASAISMAGAVYLVRDIESFRTALSAQGCETLEALTDVVTGKVMVMKHPDGLVVEYVEHLDAVRTAGSGEHR, encoded by the coding sequence ATGAAGGTTCTGGACATTCTGGTCAGACACAACATGACCCTTGACCGGTTGGCGGCGGCCGTCGACTTCTACTGCGGTCTGCTTGCCGCGCCGGTCGAACTGGATCTGGATCTGCTGGACGGCCGGCTGCGCGTCGTGCAGGTCGGAAAGATGGTCCTGGTGGGCTATCACCCGCAGATCGCGTCCGCGATCTCAATGGCAGGCGCCGTCTATCTGGTCCGGGATATCGAATCCTTCCGGACAGCCCTGAGCGCACAGGGGTGCGAAACACTCGAAGCGCTGACGGACGTGGTCACCGGCAAGGTGATGGTGATGAAGCATCCGGACGGCCTGGTGGTCGAGTATGTGGAGCATCTCGATGCCGTGCGGACCGCCGGTTCAGGAGAGCATCGATGA
- a CDS encoding efflux RND transporter permease subunit encodes MPTPPQDAVAFDATGQGFDAQSGSWAERLFFNNRLLVIALCALATLLLGYQATRLQLAASFERMLPTDHPYVQNFRAHEKQLAGSGNVLRIVVATEGDSILDPAYMDTLRRINDEVYLLPGVDRAYMKSLYMSAVRWVAVTDQGLEGGPVMPDGFDGSPDKLAELRSNIERSGQIGQLVAADFRSSVLQVPLIDRDFNSGRPLDYQALNAKLEDLRAKYASDGIHIHITGFAKVAGDLIDGMRQILVFFAVAIGICSAVLYGYTRCVRSTGLVMACSLVAVVWLLGLLPLLGFELNPYSILVPFLVFAIGMSHGAQKMNGIMQDIGRGAPKWVAARLTFRRLFLAGLTALLADAVGFAVLMIIRIPVIQDLALAASLGVAVLIFTNLVLLPVLLSYTGVSPVAAARSLRAEQAGEDGNKHAFWAFLDLFTQRRWATRAVIGAAVLGVAGFVVSLNLKIGDLDPGAPELRADSRYNVDNAYVIGHYAASSDVYTVMIPTPKDSCSKYGTLLRVNELESRLRALPGVESTVSFVGTAKSGMVGFAEGNPKWYELSRDQASINSVTQYAPRETLDAQCSFLTIQTFLRDHKADTLDAVSSVVDAFGAEYNGPDAQFLSAAGNAGIEAATNIVVRQANREMLAMVYAAVVVLCFVTFRSWRAVVCAVVPLVLTSILCEALMVALGIGVKVATLPVVALGVGIGVDYALYVLSVTLANLKAGRTLSQAYYGALLFTGKVVVLTGVTLGIAVATWAFSPIKFQGDMGVLLAFMFVWNMLGALILLPALAYFLLRRDVQQDAAHQPAPVEHSLAA; translated from the coding sequence ATGCCGACGCCTCCGCAGGATGCGGTCGCCTTCGACGCGACCGGGCAGGGCTTCGATGCGCAGTCCGGCAGCTGGGCCGAGCGCCTGTTCTTCAACAACCGGCTGCTGGTGATCGCCCTGTGCGCGCTGGCCACGCTGCTGCTCGGCTATCAGGCCACGCGCCTGCAGCTGGCGGCGAGCTTCGAGCGCATGCTGCCGACGGATCACCCGTATGTGCAGAACTTCCGTGCCCACGAGAAGCAGCTCGCCGGCTCCGGCAACGTGCTGCGCATCGTGGTGGCCACCGAAGGCGACAGCATTCTCGATCCGGCCTACATGGACACGTTGCGCCGGATCAACGACGAGGTCTATCTGCTGCCCGGTGTCGATCGCGCCTACATGAAGTCGCTGTACATGTCGGCGGTGCGCTGGGTGGCGGTGACCGACCAGGGGCTGGAGGGCGGGCCGGTCATGCCGGACGGATTCGACGGATCTCCGGACAAGCTGGCGGAGCTGCGCAGCAACATCGAACGGTCAGGGCAGATCGGTCAGCTGGTGGCGGCGGACTTCCGGTCCAGCGTGCTGCAGGTGCCGCTGATCGATCGCGATTTCAACAGCGGACGGCCGCTGGATTACCAGGCGCTGAACGCGAAGCTGGAGGATCTGCGTGCGAAGTACGCATCCGACGGCATTCACATCCACATCACCGGCTTTGCCAAGGTCGCGGGCGACCTGATCGACGGCATGCGGCAGATCCTCGTGTTCTTCGCCGTCGCCATCGGCATCTGCAGTGCGGTGCTGTATGGCTACACGCGCTGCGTGCGCAGTACCGGGCTGGTGATGGCCTGTTCGCTGGTCGCCGTGGTGTGGTTGCTGGGCTTGCTCCCGCTGCTCGGCTTCGAACTGAACCCGTACTCGATACTGGTGCCCTTCCTGGTGTTCGCCATCGGCATGAGCCACGGCGCGCAGAAGATGAACGGCATCATGCAGGACATCGGTCGCGGTGCGCCGAAGTGGGTGGCGGCGCGACTGACCTTCCGCCGTCTCTTCCTCGCCGGACTGACCGCACTGCTGGCGGACGCGGTGGGCTTTGCCGTGCTCATGATCATCCGCATCCCGGTCATCCAGGATCTGGCGCTGGCCGCCAGTCTGGGTGTGGCGGTGCTCATCTTCACCAACCTGGTGCTGCTGCCGGTGCTGCTGTCCTACACCGGCGTCAGTCCGGTTGCCGCAGCGCGCAGCCTGCGCGCCGAACAGGCCGGCGAGGACGGCAACAAGCACGCGTTCTGGGCCTTCCTCGATCTGTTCACGCAACGTCGCTGGGCGACGCGGGCCGTCATCGGTGCGGCGGTGCTGGGCGTGGCCGGATTCGTGGTGAGCCTGAACCTGAAGATCGGCGATCTCGATCCGGGGGCGCCCGAGTTGCGCGCCGATTCACGCTACAACGTGGACAACGCCTACGTGATCGGCCACTACGCCGCCAGCAGCGACGTCTATACGGTCATGATTCCGACGCCCAAGGACAGCTGTTCCAAGTACGGCACGCTGCTGCGGGTGAACGAACTGGAATCCCGGCTGCGCGCCCTGCCCGGCGTCGAGTCGACGGTGTCCTTCGTCGGTACGGCCAAGAGCGGCATGGTGGGTTTCGCCGAAGGCAATCCGAAGTGGTACGAACTGTCGCGCGACCAGGCCAGCATCAACTCGGTGACGCAGTACGCACCGCGCGAAACGCTGGACGCGCAGTGCAGCTTCCTCACCATCCAGACCTTCCTGCGCGACCACAAGGCGGACACGCTGGATGCCGTGTCATCGGTGGTCGATGCCTTCGGTGCCGAGTACAACGGCCCGGATGCGCAGTTCCTGTCCGCGGCCGGCAACGCCGGCATCGAGGCCGCCACCAACATCGTCGTGCGGCAGGCCAACCGCGAAATGCTGGCCATGGTGTACGCCGCGGTGGTGGTGCTGTGCTTCGTCACCTTCCGCTCCTGGCGTGCCGTGGTGTGCGCCGTGGTGCCGCTGGTGCTCACCTCCATCCTGTGCGAGGCGCTCATGGTGGCGCTGGGCATCGGCGTGAAGGTGGCCACGCTGCCGGTGGTGGCGCTGGGCGTGGGCATCGGCGTCGACTACGCGCTGTACGTGCTCAGCGTGACGCTGGCCAATCTGAAGGCGGGCCGCACGCTGTCGCAGGCCTACTACGGCGCCCTGCTGTTCACCGGCAAGGTGGTGGTGCTGACCGGCGTCACGCTGGGCATCGCGGTCGCCACCTGGGCCTTCTCGCCGATCAAGTTCCAGGGCGACATGGGTGTGCTGCTCGCCTTCATGTTCGTCTGGAACATGCTCGGCGCCCTCATCCTGCTGCCCGCCCTTGCCTACTTCCTGCTGCGCCGCGATGTCCAGCAGGATGCCGCACACCAACCGGCGCCGGTCGAGCACAGCCTCGCCGCCTGA